The genomic region AGCTTAGCAACCACGACAGTCCCAAAGGGAAtagggatagctgggaaggaagtgtgggcaAAGGAGAAGGAACTATATTAGGATGGGCCGAGGGGAGAAAGAAGGgagatgttcgcgagccctGATAGGTTTCAATGTGATTTTGGCAATCAAGAGGcatatacacttaactgtgtgcctagggccgcgacaattGTCTCGTGCATGGGCGTGCTTTAGAAGTCTTTGGTCTTGCGAGTCGACGTTCAGCGTTTCCAAGTTTCATACAGCTTTTTAAACCATGGATGATTTTCAGTAAGGACCACCTGTGTATCAATTCAGTCTGATATTTGTATCCGGTTAGGTTCGCTCCGTATCACATAATGTCACGGAATACACATGACGAAAATTAAATGCCTtaattgcacctctgtctatccCTATGGCCCTTGTCTGAGTTGGGGGATAAAAGTCGTGGTTTTGTCGGGACAATAACGCGTTCGAAtacttgatataaaatatgatgctaaaatatgagtaataacttaatttttttaatgatcattatttaaaatcatgttaaCTGTATAGAAAAAACAAGgaatatattttggaaatccCAAGTTAAATggaaaaattcaatttaatttatttaaaataatcattaatttatgTCAAAAAGTTTACAAAAGTGAAAGTTTGTTTACACGAAGTTTTGAAACGCACGTCAAACCTATTTTGACATAACAGAATTTTGGTATTTTGACtccaatattatcaaaaattacattaccgttaattaaaatagtaaacaaatgtttCAATCGTTCCACAAACAAACAACCAACAATAACATCTAATAGTGATTGTCGCGTAAAATCAACAAAATCATCGAAATTCCCTTTTGCCTACGTGTAGTTtagaacaaaaaatgtatattggtTGAGAAGACCACCCAGTCaccattattatgaataagaagcCGAGAACCGGTCCCAGGATCAGGATCACGCGAACACGGACCCGTAAAGCCGACGAATTCGACGAGAAAAAATACATCTTCCCCTGTCAATATTGCCGACTGAAATTCACCACCAACCACCATTACCTCCGCCATATGACTTCGAACCACGAAGTGCAGCAGAAAGCGGCCACTTTTGAGTGCAACGACTGTCAAATAGTGTTCAACAAGAAGAGCAACTTGGACATGCATTGTCAAACCCAACATCAAATTAAAAGCAAGTTGAAGTGTGAAAGTTGTGCTGTAACTTTTAAATCAAGGTACTGTCTCCGCCGCCATCTCAAATTAAAGCAGGTTCTGGCGGAAAACTCTTGTTTGAAGTGTCAGAAGAAGTTTACTAGCAAGGATGGGCTGgctaagcatgtcaaaaataaacattcgaACAAAGCTGTTATATTTGAGTGTCAGCTGTGTTCGCTGAAGTTTAAAGCTGAGGAGTCTCTCCGTAGTCATCTGAACAGGATCCATAAGAGGTTATGATTAGTTTAAGGTAATAATGGTTTGTCTATTGTCCATTGTGCAGTTTCTGGAAATTCGCTGATTTAATCTGATATGAGGACTCAGCGGGATGGTAAGAGAGCTTTGCAGATGATAGTAATACTTAATAAGACAGTTTAATACTGTTTAAGTTATGTTTGATATTACCCAGTgggtataacaaaaataatttacttgattattgaaaaaaacacctttaaatgGGCTAATGTGAGTTACttgtaaattagtaaaatatggGTCTTcctattttgaatttatcacTAATTTGTTTTGccattgaatattatttttaaataaaacactccTATAGCCAAGAGTGTTGGTGACTGACGAAAACCATATGCAGGgcaaagaaaaaatacacaaagtCTGGGTGGAGAAAAAAAGGTTTTTCAACTCTCTCTCAACTGttcttcttttaaattatggccaccatttatcggtgattttgccaatgttgagtaattttgtccaattttaaCTTATGTTGGTATTGGTTAAAGAAGTTTGTCCAAGGCAACATGAGAGGACCTGGGCAATTGCCCGGTTCACACCTAATACCACCTCTGATCAAAAGTATGTTCACCTTGAAGGTTTTTTTCTAATATGTTACATCCCgagctgtaataaaaaataatagacatAAAGTCTATCATGCCTATGAAAGTCGCTCTTAAGGGCTGCCGGCAGCCTCTTAACTGGTTCAAATGGGCAATAAACTGACTATGTATGTCTTATAAGTacataactacataatattatatatatatatcaatggCAGTAACATAGAATACtcaaattatgaaaatattttttgttaatttttttggaataacTGTTTAAGTGCAGATAATAGAGTGCATTGTGAAATGTTGTAATTAAGCTAACTTTCGGATTTTTTCGGGTTTATAATATACAgttatactttattttcttcTGAAGTTTAAAAAACTGAGACTCTGAAATTGGTTCTGTTTTGATGTCTATCATTCGCATAGATATAAAGAAACATGTATAATGTCTAATACTATCATTTCATTCCAAAAAGTCATGATTCTTATGGCAAAATGCCATGTTTGTAATCATTTATACAGTTGTCTGTTTTCcagtattcaaaataaaatattcccaaTACACAGATATAAAAAAGTGCTGAGTCTGAAAtctgctagtggtaggatatattttatatccgcttggatagcgaccgtacacaaggtgttaaagccatagcggcccacgtgtcgttccgggatcagcctgtgtatatccaactccaacaggcataattgtgtcgactgaggagtAATCTCTCGTGaattgacattctattgaactccactctgcttaccttcaggtgcagtgATGTCACTTTGCTGCGCCctgaatgaaaaattaaaaattcccAATATAGCAATAGGCTTGCCCACATATATTACGGCTAGAATACATATGGCAAAAAGTTAATCCCCTGGTTGCATTGCCTTTTCTTTCAGGGATTAAGGAGTCTGCTTTTTTGTATGTTCAAAGAGCTGCCATTGAtatgttgtttttgttaatattagtacagtaatatttttataggaaacTATTGTACAAAGTCCATTATACtcataaatttgattttgtagttaaaatttaatgtaaaacatatttttttataaaaaacaaacattgcgGTTAGTGAAGTAATTTGAAGGAAAAATCCAGTTAtgaaacgttaaaaaaattaggttaattttttttggaaattattttatttattaataaaaaaaaacttttgtgtATTAAC from Manduca sexta isolate Smith_Timp_Sample1 unplaced genomic scaffold, JHU_Msex_v1.0 HiC_scaffold_643, whole genome shotgun sequence harbors:
- the LOC119193538 gene encoding PR domain zinc finger protein 15-like is translated as MNKKPRTGPRIRITRTRTRKADEFDEKKYIFPCQYCRLKFTTNHHYLRHMTSNHEVQQKAATFECNDCQIVFNKKSNLDMHCQTQHQIKSKLKCESCAVTFKSRYCLRRHLKLKQVLAENSCLKCQKKFTSKDGLAKHVKNKHSNKAVIFECQLCSLKFKAEESLRSHLNRIHKRL